TCTTGCTCTTCACACAAGATGTAAGCTAAAAGGTATGTGTCGCCATATGCATACAGCAGTCTCACTTTTCACCTCAAGTCAAACCGTGGTTAAATTATTTACTATGGCTCTGGCTGGGAAAGTCTCTGACTCAACTAAAATACATGGATTTTAGGGTACGGTATGCGTTCACACCTCCAAAAGATCCACACCAGGATTCATTTGATCTGGACTAAGTCCaacctttcagctcggtctcggcCCACTTGTTTGGTCCGAAGCAGGGTTCAGTGGTTTGTATTTACACCAAGCCAATAGGTCCGAAGTTCAAACCAAGGGACCAAGGGTCCATTTGGTCTGGACCAAACAAAGTAGCTGTGAATACGCCCTTACTTTCTGAATAGTTTGCAACAGCTCACAATACAGTAGTTACAAACTCATTTCAGCAATTAATCAACGAATAACAGTAGGCTGTCATTACGTGACAGTATTTTCACTGAAGGGTAACTATGTAATATGAGGCTAACTATATATTTTGTTCAATCTTTCTTTACTTTGTGGACTTTAATCAGTTTTTCTAGATATTCTAAGGGTATATACCCAGTCTCTCTGGTTTTACTTTCCCCCCCCTTGCAAACCCCAAGAAAATAATTATAACAAACAGTTGTAATGGCATCATTTTGTAGACCGCATAGTGCTTTACCTGACAGAGAGTAAGTACACAGGGGTCAATTTGTAAATAAGCATCGGAAAATGCTCCACGAACTGCAATTCTATCCAGTTTTAATAAAGACCCTGGGACGAGCAGTCTCATATTGCACAGAAAGGACAGACaaaactataataataataacacatcttcacatgattaaaaaaaaaaaaaatggccacgAGAGAATGTTCAGTTTCTGTTGTTATATTAAAATGCAAGAAAAACAGACATGTCTTAAGGGTTCAATCCACACACAATCAAAACATATCAACAACAAAAATCATGTCTTTTTTGTGAGCAAATGTACAAAATGTGAGTGGATTTGTAACTGCATAGATCGGGGTGGTAAAACACAGGTGTGTTTTAAGAATTGTGCAGCATGGCTATCAAACCCACTGGTTCCCACTGGGTATTTCAGCTCCACTCCACATCCCTGCTTTACACAAGTCACGgcatattttgcagtgttaactcaacactaagGGGAGCtaactgtatatactgtagttaACGCATCCTCAAGCTGCCAGGCAACGCCTCCCCACCCCAACATCCCCATCCTCGATTCTTGATGCGTGTTATGTTATATGCATCGTCATTGGAGAAGATACCTGCGTCACACATTTTTACACATGTTAACGTTTGTTTTTTTTACGCATGTTAACGCAAGTCAACTTGCGTCGACAATGTAAGAAGCCTGAATTTATTGTTTGGTCGCATTGTGGCGAAGTGTTCTGCAACAGACTTTCGGGTATGAATACGACGGTTTGGTATGCGTGTTCGACCAATTACCCAACATTGTTTTCTCTGATAGAGAGACAAAGAATCTCCCTGTCTGTTTCAATTAAACATGGTTGCGTGCATCTTGAGCATAGCCTCTGAGTCAACGGGAAGTTTAAGGGATTTTACAAAGTTCCCCTTGCGCTAAAAAGTATTGGGACCTATTGACCCATATATTAAATTttctaagtattgaattaacactgcaaaatatacTGTGTGATTCACAGTAGATTATCCTtcacccccccaccctcacccaacccttcccttcccttcagtTCCCGCACAGTAAACATAGTTAGGGCTTATATAGTCCTTAGAGGATATGTCCCCTATTTCACACATTTAGCCTTTTTCTGAGCTGTCTGTAATGCAGTGATGCAGTAATGAGTGGTCCGTCCTCACCACTTTTTTGATGTTTGCTGCCATCTCCCTTATTTGGCTCAACCAgccttagaatggccgtctatgagcatgcccatatctgttcttaaaaccacctTTAACATTTCCTTTCCAAAGGAGCATCTTATCAAGTGGTTAGGGGGCATTCACTGGCATTCCCCAACACagaatccaaattagccaaataacacacAAAGCATTGCATTGCAGATAACTCAGATAAAAGGCTAACTGTGCAAAATGGTGGACACATCCTTtaattaaaaacacattttcttaCACATAGGGTCCAGGcaggcacacaatcacacatgttgTCTCTGAAATGAAGTTTTGCATGTGCTCTATTGCATTCCACTGAAACTGGTCTGTGTGCCACCCCACTGACTTGACAGCCAAGCAGCAGAAAATGTGGAATTCTACCGCTTGAGGGTTATTTTGATGTGAAATATTAGTTGGAAgtgaaataatattattaataccATTGTTTCCTAGTTGCTCTGGTGTCAAATTAAATGTGAGCCGAGTGCTTGTGTGTTAGGGAATAAACGTTGCAATGTGTAGGGCAAGATCAAAATACTTTCAATAATCAGCAATTTCATGGTGCGAATCTTGCCAATGACTGTGTGCTTTTAGGTTACTAAAACTCTGAGacccttaaaataaaataaaataaaacattaaggACTACAGGCAGTCCCAGCACTGTGTTCATCCTTCCCCTGATATACAGTGTAGGTTAAGCTTAACCGCTGTCTTCTTCTACTTGCAACTCCATTAGTTTGTTTTTAAACTAAGCTTATAACCGTCATAATGAAAAACCATGattaacattttaaaaatattaacttttttctttttgaaaaaggtacccacaaaaaaacccattcattccCCAACCCATCCCACGCAAAAAAAAAGCATTAGATGTAATCCTCAAATGTGACAAAACAGAGGGAACATAAAAGAGCTGTAACTGTGGATGGGAAACCAGGTAGAAATGTCAGTCAGGGAAATAATCCATTCTGAGAAAAAAAGTAAGATTTTTAAGATAGTGTCTGTAAAAATTCAATAATCGTGATCactgaaatacaaaaaaatatacaGATCTATTTATATTTCATTCCCAATTTTTGTTGTGCATAGGAGTCAGCTCCCACATTGGAGGTCGAAGTTCAATCTGGCTCTCCCTGATGCCAGAACAGTCCAGTTCAGATGTGGCGCTCTGTGTTACTACACGTCCGTCTGAGGTCCAGTTAAGTCTCGCAGTGTGGAGAGACcagcgctcactcactcactcacacacacacacacacactcgttttcatattcatacatgtTTGTCTAGAGTTCCAAAGAATTTTTCGCCACACTGACACCACCAAACCTCTTCACACATGGGAGAGGACTCCATGTCACATGCCCATACAGTATGGTCCGTTTCAATAAGTTGATCCAGTCATTTCCTCTGGTGTTGTATCTCAATGTCATCGATGCCAATGTTTTTATTTAAtattttgcacacaaaaaaacacgatTCAGAAGCTACCCTGTCATTTGCAAACTGGGTATTGAATGGGGCGGATTAGCCTCTCTGAGCTTGCTGGACCGTGGGGAAATATTAAATCCTCCACGGGAGCAGAAAGTAATGTAatggcatgtaatgtaatgtaaggggtGAGAACCAATAAAGGCTGCAGGAAACGACTGAAGGACGTATTTAAATGGACCCTCTGACACCAGACCAGTTGGAGCCTGACCAGTTAGGAGGTTGGTGGACTACCCAAGATTAGCACACGTCCTTGGTCTCACCACTAACTCCAGACCATTTGAAAAATGGTGGGACTTCCAGGTGTAGCACATATCCATAAGTCTCGCCACAGGCCCCAGAACAGCTGAAGCGTGGTCCACTCTGGTGGACTTCCCAAGAAGACTAGTATTATGTTCTCGTAGATCTCCTGTAGGAACCAGCGAGGTCTCTGATGTTAGTACTGTGCTGTACATATCCTTGATCACACGACTGACTTCCGACCAGATGAAGCCAGTTGGATGTGGACTCCCGATATCAGACCCAGCACATGTCCTTCTAGATGTTCTGCAAAGGCCGGTGCAGTGAGGCCTCCAATGTTAGTACTGTACATGTTCTTAGTTGCACCACTGACCTCAGGCCAGTTGAAACCAGTTAGATGGGGACTGCCCAAAAATCCGATCTAGTACATGTCCTTGTAGATCTCCTGCAGGAGCGGGTGCAGCGAGGTCTCCGACTCTGTCTTCTTGATCATCTGCACCAGCTGGGCGTTCTCCGTCACCAGCTGCCGCAGGTCGGCCATCTTCTGCAGCAGCTTGGGGAACAGGTGTGCTGCGTCCGGGTGGTGCACCTGCAGGTGCTGGTCTAGGGACTGGAGGATGCCGTCCTGGATCTGCTCCACCTGCTTCACGTTCATCAGCCCCGGACGGTCTGGAGAGGGGACACAATGGTATGTCAACGATTGATAGAGAAAGACaagattgatttattgattgttaAATTGAtcgccatttcagcagctatggctatatcatggccaatacagatagaaaaaaaacatcacgccacatttacaaaactaacgagaaagacaagacaaacagacagacaggcagctggCTGAATTAGAACTTGTCCAGTAACATTTTGTATTTGCTCCACCAAGTTGgctgacagacacaaacagacaaactgaAAAATGTTCTGATGACTTCACACATGACAGTggtttgattgattaattgagaGTATTCAAAACCAGATAGTAATATTTACATCACATATTATTGTAATGGAAAAAAGGGGAGTCAGAGCACGCAAAGCGTAAACACCAACAGCCAATCACAAGACGCGCAGTTTTAGATATGGAAATTCACACCCATTTATAGGAGCCCGGACTTGATCCCACATTGTTGCATTGGTAACCCATGGTATGATTTATCTCGGTTACCATATTGGAAATCTTTGCCACCAACTCACCTCCGCAGAGGATGATGGCGGCGACGAAGAGGGCGAGGTCGCTGTCGTCCAGCTCCAGGGCGTTGAACTTGACGGCAAACTCGAACTTGGGCTCCATGATCTCGCTGAAGGGCTTGCGGAGGCTGCGCAGGAACTCGCGCGTCACAAAGCCCTTGCCGTTGGCCACCAGCAGCCCGTCCTTGTTCATCAGAGACGGCAGCATGGAGAAGATGGCCTCGTGCACACCGTACTTCAGTAGcgtcacctgaaacacacacacgcacacacacacatcagaaaaaGAAAGGTATTTTGCAGAATATGGCATCATTATCTACATCATCCCCaccggtctcataggactcatagaactccatgttaactgctagcttggaggtaaaatttgcactgccgtactccgagaacggttgaaagtgcaggagaacgtaaaacccaatcatttaactcaaggggaggtgtaaaataagcttatttgtaaaaatgggacagtatcacttaacccattgattctggatgttgcgttgcgcaacatcggCCCTGCCGCCTGGAGTAGCATGATTATtacaaatcttggtatgttagagctgaatgaacatattctaatgcaagatgagggtcttggcgtttaaacgcaacttattgcatgtttttatgtgcttcagaggctgagatatttaggtttttataggctgagggcaacttttaaTAACTCTTaataagggcttaggcattcagcagccttttttgcaggtgccttaggcatcaatgggttatgcAGTGAGGCAAGATTAGGCATTGGGAGATGACAAGAGACTAGATTCAAACCTAGTAATAAAACCAAAACAGTTTGGATCGATCCAGTCACAGAAATACAGATAACATGTTCTATATTTATTACATGTAATTTCTTGCATGTTGCTTTAATATGAATCTCTGCAACAGGAGCTACAAAGTCACTGCTCAGTGCTCACTATTAGTCTGTCAAAAACAGGATAGGGAGGCATGAAATATTATGCATATGCAGTTGGCAGACAGATGACCAGTCCCCCTCAGACTCATCTCCTTCATCAGCATTAATACAAGTTGGCATTCATGCATGGCCATTGGGGAAGGCTGTTTTTCTTGAGCTCCCCAAAAGAGATACCCCATCACCAGTGGCTGCTCGCCCGTAGAAGCACCAAGCCCCCACAGTTCAAGCTCAGTGTGAGGCCATTCTTGGCTAACAGTCTCCTTATTCATGCATTAAGGCTTGATTAAGACCTTGGACAAGAGAAACGTTGCCCTTTGTGGAAGAGCTCAAGGCCACTGTGACTCTAATTAGAGTCTCACTGCAACATGGAATTCtggaacatatacagtacacaggcacacatatatTTCAAGCTTTTGCAAATTCTCCCTGTCTACTCAGACACAAAACAGATGACTCAGCAGTCATCATTTATTGTGAAATGGATCAAGTCAAAATTGGTGTTGGTAAAAGAACACTGGCATTGCTATAAACACATTTTTTCAAGACTTTTGCATAATGTGTATGTCTAGTCCATGTTTGACTACTTTGACGGTTGACCATTGCTTCACAGTAGTCACTCCATGCTTCATCACTTTGTCCACCAATTACCTTGCCCTCAACCTCTTTTGAATTAacgcccctggacctcatcataagcctcccaatgcccacttgacctcaccataagccagccaatgccccccttagtattaaaaaaataaaatggactaatcaGCTGCATGTTTCTCAACGTCTccttagggctccccaacacaccctggggggggctgtagagcccctgctgAGCAACACTAACCTAGCCAGTGTATACGTCATCACCTTGTCCATCAGCCATTACCTGGTCGTTGAGGAAGAGGTCCACAAAGCCGGGGATGTTCTTGGCGAACTCCGTGAGCTCCCGGACCGTCTCCACGGTGGTGCACTGGCAGCGGTAGAAGACGTGCACCCCGATCTCCTTGTGCGGGGGCGCCCCGTTCACCAGCTGGTTCCACACCAGCCCGTTCTCCGCCTGCCACAGCGAGTCCATGTCGTGGATCACGAACGgctgaagggggagagagaggagagcaggtcaGAGGAGTACACCGAGTCTTtcgctctcacatgcacacaagcatacagactCTTTTAGAGCAACAAACCTTTTCATCTATAGCCACAGCTGCTCTATAGTTAgcagacagctttgaccaggcccaggacacactggccctcatttatcaaagcagcgtacgacgagaatcatacgtacgtcatgcgtacgttctttttctacgaccagttggcatttatcaaatctcatcgcaagcgcaggaaagatgaaattctacgactgctctcagacagtGTACgtcgttttcaagttggacttgagatgactatgatcaccaacttgagcagcagttgtagcgcaacaactcattatcataaatatgtggcctacataattacaaaatgtttttacattgtatattttggctataagccaacgtctacgtgtttgaattggtgcatccttcctgggagcgctgcgatAATTTtgcataggtcaacaactgcaagacaATTCTAATTTGTGAtatgacgtgatgtgtgaatatttgtgcaatatacagccacgtattggaatgtgccttcagtcgtgggatcaatgaccgacgtcccttctttttaacagctggaagttcatgcgcacatcaatcaatagcctacagtaataatctcccggttgagtttcgatGTTGgatcgcacacaactactatcTGGCATACaccagacacgtgtgtgtccgatacCACTTTATAGTCGTCAATAGGTGGTAAAAGAGCCATCCcatcgaaggactggagcgcaggagagaagcagggagcacatgagcgcgagaaggacggcgcactggacatgtaaaactctccttcccaaacaaatggtttgggcactgtttgttggccagtttcacgtaggacccttttcttgacctcgtttacaaaaaagCTTTATcatcatacatttaaaaaaaaaaacaatattcatTAAAATAAATATCTTCATTAGGcctatgtctactgtagtcaatcaaacatttcattgtaaccatcattatttggaaatcaatgtctaccccttccatattgagaaccgaaacactgttgactgctgttgattatttccacgttattttgttgtctaccacGCGTAaggcctaatttcaagctgtcaatgaACCAGAAACGTGgctgttttagccggtttgcgtctctccatgtcgcaaactcaggggtgcggtctccttcccgccgttttagagaaggtgtgattattctaattacgatggttttcagacgctggatttatcaacagccgctcgctcttacaatgagattggagaggtacacatgtttagtaaatctcactggagcctcgtcgtacgacgagatctgcgctcatttctgagatggtttctacgcaagtttgataaatgagggccaataatCTCAAAGCGGGTCCCCAACCAATAACTACAATccaatgaggacctaattctgggccccactctccctgggcgtGGGACACCaaccacagcagagcagagcagagcaggcagagTAGCACATTAAGGGTGAATGACATTATCTATTCTAAACTCCTGTCCTTCCTTGTACtccctgtttctgtgtctgtgtctgtgtctgtgtctgtgtctgtgtctgtgtctgtgtctgtgtctgtgtctgtgtctgtccttcCTGCCTGTTGTTGGAGGCTTGTTGAAAGTTGGGGGCTTGTGGAATAGATTACTGAAATCACCCACGTTGGGGATCACAGGGAGAAGGAAGACGTGGCAGTCTTTTGCTTTCCACTTTCACCCGTGTCCGCCTCTACACAAATAGGCAATTAGAATTGCCCCAAATAAGGTCTGCAGGTGTTTGGTGGGTAGATGTGCATGTCTGTACATGTAATTTGCTTATAATAGACCACTGACACAAATAAAAGGCTCGCTGACCAAATGAAAGGCTCACTAAGTGTTTGTCAGGCAAGTGTGTGCAGGCACCTAGTGTGTGGCTGTGGCAAGGCTGTGATTTTACAAAGGCCAAAACAAGCAAAGAACTGTGCGTTACAGAGTCCACTAGTGAAAGTAGTTGTACACATGCATTTTCATggtagaaaaaaaatcaagaattCCTCATCAAGGAAAGACATATGTGTGTGGCACCATGTGCCACATACCTagggcgatgtgtgtgtgtctgtgtctgtgtctgtctgtctgtgtctgtctgtgtctgtgtctgtgtgtgtctgtgtctgtgtgtgtctgtgtctgtgtgtgtctgtgtgtgtctgtgtgtgtctgtgtgtgtctgtgtgtgtctgtgtgtctctgtgtgtctgtgtgtctctgtctgtctgtgtgtctgtgtgtctctgtctgtctgtgtgtctgtgtgtctctgtctgtctgtgtgtctgtgtgtctctgtctgtctgtctgtctgtctgtctgtctgtctgtctgtctgtctgtctgtctgtctgtctgtctgtctgtctgtctgtctgtctgtctgtgtacatgcaagtgtgcaagtgtgtgtggtcAGTGGCCTGGTCCTAGGTCAATAACGCCCCCCACGGCCCCCGTTCTCTCCATACCGAGGTGCAGCTGGTCTTGCCGGTGAGGATGCTGCGTGCCTTCTTCTTGGTCATGTTGAGGTTCTTCAGGTAGGCGGTGTTGACGGCCTTGGCCAGTGTCTTCAGGTCGGCTCCCCCGCTGCTCTGCACGCTCTGCTCTCCCGCCAGCAGACCCGCTACCAGCTTCTTCTTCTCCGCCTCCGGCATGCGCCCGTACCGGAtcgctaaccacacacacacacacacacacacaggacagcacagggggATTAAATATAGTTGAATGTTATACACGAGTTACATTATAAACTGGGGGAGGCATTCACCTGCACCAGATCTCTAAGAACACACAAGGGGGGGTTTAATTCAATTTATAGTGATTATTTAATATATTACTTTACATTGCGTTACATAGAAATGAAATTatatatcagtccctccaggattttgcactgggattttgtgatttttgcggtcaaaatgcctgattttgtggcggcattttctcattttttgcaaagattttgtggcattttctcattttttgcaaagattttgcatccctttctgggtttttttggtaactgaaaaccacaatcagtctaagcaggcttaagacaaaagagagagagattcagaaacacacttcctatataatagaataataaaatattgtcaaaagctgtcagagcgtcttattagccagtgcgtccaatgtgtaaaaaaaatcatggccgcgacactcataaatctctgtcgatattttagaacgacttcgggggaaaacgggacagcgcgttatgaaaaaatacttgtgggtatagcctaccactaggcctaatgaagagcgtcgcggggtacagtagccaggctgtatgcaagcgttacaatgtcacctgttggaagacgcgtctctctctctctctctctctctctctctctctctctctctctcgtgctcgtattggaagctgttgcatattatttgcttgatgcaaagttgtgatggcatacacgctctcgttgacatggttgtgtgcatggttgcatggattcgcaagactttattgcaataacacagtgaaagcgtggaagggccgttcacttcctatctcggtgtccttgactgaaacaagttgcaaaactccacacttccgaaacctttgcgatcggcactacagtgattgttatcagaaggcttgtgcctacgcatagacatagacccttaaattacaaacattagcgaacattgaaaaaagatcagacaacgaccgtcgggtagcatgctcatgaaagcgacaggggagagtggagaagttccgcaaacatgtagcctaacgtaagatgtttgctactgtgcgacagtaccgccactatttcatgactgcatatacttcttcgtcatggacaaatgggcaacaatactttttccacccaggattgcactgaaaagtaggctactgctgttaaaaaaaggtcttGAGTGTGCAGCATCGAGGCCTGCGCGTAGcctatggaggggaggagagacgcggaacagctgagatgagggtgacttccgaaatagcaggcaattctttttcaatgtttcagtgacatattaacaaaaatgcttcgtattggttttcgtctccggtggtattgtagtcacatttttatttttttgacgaaaatataaatcaataaactccacagaatgttgaaattttgcaggaaaaatgcggctttacaggaattacgcggcatcgtgaaattatgcggaatatcattgaatttgcatgaatccacgcgatcgctgaatcgcgaaaaactggagggactgatatatACACCTAGCACTCGGCAAATGTGGGTAGAAATGCccaataataaaatgaataaaacacaGATAAAACACAAACGCATACAGGTATAAAAGATTCCTAAAATAAATGATTACAGTTGTAGACTAATGTTTAAACCCCAACGTCACCTGAGCAGACCCACATATGGTTTGATGTTATATTTTATGCATTATACATTCACCAAATATACATTTAAATATAATTTTATTATATAAATTCATTATAATTTTTCACAACATAATAATTATCTATTCCTGTACCACTTGGCTGTGGGCAAAGGGCTTTAAAATTATTAAGTATAATTTAATATCATATAGAAATTATTATATTATACACTCAGCACTCAGCAAATGTATTGGATGGCTGCGGTTATGATGTCGTCCCTCACTTTCCAAATTCAGGTTttacttttcatgaatattgtaTTTATAGGCAGAAACTAAGCAGTGTCCTACAGCTAACTAAACAATCAATATTTAAAGCACCACACTTTTTACATTTACCACATCTAAAAGATCGTTTTACTTATTCACAGACTGGAAAACTATCAATCTCATCAACTATCCATCTCACATACCATACATGTACTACACGTGACCACTAGGGGTCAGACTGAGACTACACTTGATATACAGCTCGGACACAAATGGCTTTTGCAATTTCCACAACATGGCCAAGAGCATGAGGAGGAGGCAGTCAGTTCTTTGGAAAAGTGTTCCCAATAATCCAACCACAAACAAGCTATATCAAAACGTACAGTTGTGTCACCAACCgaaaaggaaataaaaaatgtGTGGCACAGCTTATccacaaacagtacacacattTTTTGTGTTGAAAAACAAGCCTCAAGCAGCAAAATGATTCTAATCCTTGAAGATCCTGTACCCAAGAGCAGACAGGGGTGTCATCAAAGCACCacaagccaggccacgccctcctagtgacgcaccaTCTTCTGTGTTACTTCTagacaggccaagagcaatgtaaattaTAATATCATTTCTaatctcccgaaaaattgggaactccacccactttgtcggacaccagtcaaccagtagcaaacctagggaggtgggtcaaccatggcatttgggaaacattaattgttatgatctcgaagagatttggaagtcgatCATAATCAGGCTGAGCACCACAACAGGAGGTGCCAAGGCTGTTTAAAAGCATGCTGCCTCTCAGTGGGCTAAGGCGCCATACCATAAATCCGGAGACTCAAATCCTGTCTATGGTGAATTCCTGCCCCATGCCTCTACTCAACATGGAATCATACCAAAGCGTTTAGATAACACACCGAATTGAACAGTCCATCGCGTTTGTGcatcacgactttgcatgttaacgtgtgctccagaatggcaatgacaaagtcatagcgcattaccaaaggccctgtgcaatgtcatagtagtgtagtactatggtagtaaactgTTGACTGACTATGATAGCATTGCACTGGAggaatggtgtgcattatggggctacaagaaAACAGACATTTGTGGTCGACAGACACTCACCGTCGTGGGACATGCCGAGTGCGAGGCACTTCTGGAAGCGGCAGTATTGGCACTTGTTGCGGCTCTTCTTCTGGATCTTGCAGGTGCGGTCACAGCGATCGTACTCCAGCTTCATGCGGATGGTGCGTCGGAAGAAACCCTGTGGTGGAGGAACAGCGGGCATTAAAGATGCACTCGGAggatgtccacctttgatcgtcaaaacggttcaaaactttgatgaccctccacGCAAAACTGTCAGCATGACCCTGCCCTACGGAGAAGTAGTAAATAGTCCTAttctacctttttttttaaacgttgattgaccaacaTTGCTGCTTACTGAATGTTATACTAGCCTACTTCCCGAAGGCGGGGGCATTTAGTACATTTAGCCTATTGATAATGTTCTTCAGACACAACAAAACACTACAGGGGGCTGATGGTGTGATCAATTTTAGCGAAAGGGTGAGACGTTTCTGAAGCGGTTAGGCCCCTACATCGAAACATATACTAACAAGGTAGGTACTTTGGAATGCTTTTTGTAATACATTTCGATGACCCTCCTCTAGCGAGCTtaaaaaaactttgatgaccctccccgcagcaatgaaaaaaatgacacgaccctcccctatttacttccggtgaccccgaaaataaataacaaacagtCCCTTAGCCATGTAAAGAACCCCTGAGCAGGAACCATGACTGAAGTTTAAGTTTTAAGTCCTCTACAGCATGTAAAGAACACCCTTGTGGAGGTGGAACCCATGACAGAGGTGTACGATGCACTATGTTAAGTTTTAAAGTGTAAAGTA
This Engraulis encrasicolus isolate BLACKSEA-1 chromosome 10, IST_EnEncr_1.0, whole genome shotgun sequence DNA region includes the following protein-coding sequences:
- the ppardb gene encoding peroxisome proliferator-activated receptor delta b, producing MEEVQGSALAAAQPSLRTVGRGTTETFGSGGKARTSPRRDFGALTTTTTTATSTPTGASLSPVTGESGWVGAAGRVGGVGGGGSGVGGKLLSLDSGRALDLQDPGSEEDEGSEGEGEGSEGTEVSPVGSSGGSGNGSSTAWDASLQNGHDTTTAEGGEEGKQQQQQEEEESLHHDSSRDGEGSAHASPVSASTNPNFTDMSQTPSMSLTEQLRLGRDDPSGMGISVECRICGDKASGFHYGVHACEGCKGFFRRTIRMKLEYDRCDRTCKIQKKSRNKCQYCRFQKCLALGMSHDAIRYGRMPEAEKKKLVAGLLAGEQSVQSSGGADLKTLAKAVNTAYLKNLNMTKKKARSILTGKTSCTSPFVIHDMDSLWQAENGLVWNQLVNGAPPHKEIGVHVFYRCQCTTVETVRELTEFAKNIPGFVDLFLNDQVTLLKYGVHEAIFSMLPSLMNKDGLLVANGKGFVTREFLRSLRKPFSEIMEPKFEFAVKFNALELDDSDLALFVAAIILCGDRPGLMNVKQVEQIQDGILQSLDQHLQVHHPDAAHLFPKLLQKMADLRQLVTENAQLVQMIKKTESETSLHPLLQEIYKDMY